The following coding sequences lie in one Arachis ipaensis cultivar K30076 chromosome B05, Araip1.1, whole genome shotgun sequence genomic window:
- the LOC107643410 gene encoding receptor-like serine/threonine-protein kinase SD1-8 isoform X1 produces the protein MSVYCTDGQDVYVRLAAANIGSTSSNKTHRVVQVIGIIFSALVLVFGLVAICYLWKKGKQRSRATIPGFVHRNHDWLMNEVVPSRRYLGDERNMDDLELPMFDFDTLMMATNNFSQDNKLGEGGFGSVYRWRLIEGQENAIKRLSEDSG, from the exons ATGAGTGTCTACTGTACGGATGGCCAAGATGTCTATGTCAGATTGGCTGCAGCTAATATAG GATCTACTAGCTCCAACAAGACTCATAGAGTAGTACAGGTTATTGGAATCATATTTAGTGCACTTGTTTTAGTTTTTGGATTGGTTGCTATTTGTTACTTATGGAAGAAGGGAAAACAAAGATCTAGAG CCACTATTCCAGGTTTTGTCCATAGAAATCATGATTGGTTAATGAATGAGGTGGTGCCTTCTAGAAGATACTTGGGTGATGAAAGGAACATGGATGATCTAGAGTTGCCAATGTTTGATTTTGATACCTTAATGATGGCTACAAACAATTTCTCTCAAGATAATAAACTTGGAGAAGGAGGCTTCGGTAGTGTTTATAGG TGGAGATTGATTGAAGGCCAAGAAAATGCTATAAAAAGATTGTCAGAAGACTCTGGATAA
- the LOC107643410 gene encoding receptor-like serine/threonine-protein kinase SD1-8 isoform X2, translated as MSVYCTDGQDVYVRLAAANIGSTSSNKTHRVVQVIGIIFSALVLVFGLVAICYLWKKGKQRSRGFVHRNHDWLMNEVVPSRRYLGDERNMDDLELPMFDFDTLMMATNNFSQDNKLGEGGFGSVYRWRLIEGQENAIKRLSEDSG; from the exons ATGAGTGTCTACTGTACGGATGGCCAAGATGTCTATGTCAGATTGGCTGCAGCTAATATAG GATCTACTAGCTCCAACAAGACTCATAGAGTAGTACAGGTTATTGGAATCATATTTAGTGCACTTGTTTTAGTTTTTGGATTGGTTGCTATTTGTTACTTATGGAAGAAGGGAAAACAAAGATCTAGAG GTTTTGTCCATAGAAATCATGATTGGTTAATGAATGAGGTGGTGCCTTCTAGAAGATACTTGGGTGATGAAAGGAACATGGATGATCTAGAGTTGCCAATGTTTGATTTTGATACCTTAATGATGGCTACAAACAATTTCTCTCAAGATAATAAACTTGGAGAAGGAGGCTTCGGTAGTGTTTATAGG TGGAGATTGATTGAAGGCCAAGAAAATGCTATAAAAAGATTGTCAGAAGACTCTGGATAA
- the LOC107643410 gene encoding receptor-like serine/threonine-protein kinase SD1-8 isoform X5: MSVYCTDGQDVYVRLAAANIGFVHRNHDWLMNEVVPSRRYLGDERNMDDLELPMFDFDTLMMATNNFSQDNKLGEGGFGSVYRWRLIEGQENAIKRLSEDSG, from the exons ATGAGTGTCTACTGTACGGATGGCCAAGATGTCTATGTCAGATTGGCTGCAGCTAATATAG GTTTTGTCCATAGAAATCATGATTGGTTAATGAATGAGGTGGTGCCTTCTAGAAGATACTTGGGTGATGAAAGGAACATGGATGATCTAGAGTTGCCAATGTTTGATTTTGATACCTTAATGATGGCTACAAACAATTTCTCTCAAGATAATAAACTTGGAGAAGGAGGCTTCGGTAGTGTTTATAGG TGGAGATTGATTGAAGGCCAAGAAAATGCTATAAAAAGATTGTCAGAAGACTCTGGATAA
- the LOC107643410 gene encoding receptor-like serine/threonine-protein kinase SD1-8 isoform X4, with protein sequence MSVYCTDGQDVYVRLAAANIATIPGFVHRNHDWLMNEVVPSRRYLGDERNMDDLELPMFDFDTLMMATNNFSQDNKLGEGGFGSVYRWRLIEGQENAIKRLSEDSG encoded by the exons ATGAGTGTCTACTGTACGGATGGCCAAGATGTCTATGTCAGATTGGCTGCAGCTAATATAG CCACTATTCCAGGTTTTGTCCATAGAAATCATGATTGGTTAATGAATGAGGTGGTGCCTTCTAGAAGATACTTGGGTGATGAAAGGAACATGGATGATCTAGAGTTGCCAATGTTTGATTTTGATACCTTAATGATGGCTACAAACAATTTCTCTCAAGATAATAAACTTGGAGAAGGAGGCTTCGGTAGTGTTTATAGG TGGAGATTGATTGAAGGCCAAGAAAATGCTATAAAAAGATTGTCAGAAGACTCTGGATAA
- the LOC107643410 gene encoding receptor-like serine/threonine-protein kinase SD1-8 isoform X3, which translates to MSVYCTDGQDVYVRLAAANIGSTSSNKTHRVVQVIGIIFSALVLVFGLVAICYLWKKGKQRSRATIPGFVHRNHDWLMNEVVPSRRYLGDERNMDDLELPMFDFDTLMMATNNFSQDNKLGEGGFGSVYRID; encoded by the exons ATGAGTGTCTACTGTACGGATGGCCAAGATGTCTATGTCAGATTGGCTGCAGCTAATATAG GATCTACTAGCTCCAACAAGACTCATAGAGTAGTACAGGTTATTGGAATCATATTTAGTGCACTTGTTTTAGTTTTTGGATTGGTTGCTATTTGTTACTTATGGAAGAAGGGAAAACAAAGATCTAGAG CCACTATTCCAGGTTTTGTCCATAGAAATCATGATTGGTTAATGAATGAGGTGGTGCCTTCTAGAAGATACTTGGGTGATGAAAGGAACATGGATGATCTAGAGTTGCCAATGTTTGATTTTGATACCTTAATGATGGCTACAAACAATTTCTCTCAAGATAATAAACTTGGAGAAGGAGGCTTCGGTAGTGTTTATAGG ATTGATTGA